The Effusibacillus pohliae DSM 22757 genome segment CGCCGAATAGGCCACTTCCCCCGAACCTCCCGCAATTCCCCAGATGGACGACATGTTGATGATTCGTCCGTACCGCTTCCGAATCATGTGCGGCAACACCGATTTTGCGCACAAAAATGGGGCTTTCAGGTTGGCTGCCATCACCCGGTCCCATTCGTACTCGGTGGTGTCGATCAGCAAACTGTGGCTAGCGATCCCGGCGTTGTTGACCAGGATGTCGGGCTTGCCCAGATACAAACAGGCGGTTTCCACCAGCCGGGCGACATCCTCCGGTTTTGTCACATCCGCCTGCACAGGGATCGCCCGTACCCCGAAAGACTCACACAGCGATGCCACTTGCTCCGCGTATTCTTTTAAATGGAGATAGTTGACCGCCACGGCAGCGCCGAGCCGGGCCAACTCCTGGGCGATTGCCCGGCCGATGCCGCGCGAGGCGCCTGTCACGATCGCCACTTGCCCCGCCAGGGGGCGATCCGACCGATTCACGCACATCCTCCGATCCGATTGATGTTTGCAAGTGTATCATACAACAAACCGGAACAAATCCGCTACGTCCTGTGGAAAAAACTGGACCAAGTGTTATGGAA includes the following:
- the ymfI gene encoding elongation factor P 5-aminopentanone reductase, whose translation is MNRSDRPLAGQVAIVTGASRGIGRAIAQELARLGAAVAVNYLHLKEYAEQVASLCESFGVRAIPVQADVTKPEDVARLVETACLYLGKPDILVNNAGIASHSLLIDTTEYEWDRVMAANLKAPFLCAKSVLPHMIRKRYGRIINMSSIWGIAGGSGEVAYSAAKGGLISFTKALAKEMGASGITVNAVAPGVVETDMLSMLTQSDRENLSQQTPVGRLGTPQDIASVVSFLALPASGFITGQVISPNGGFLT